The nucleotide sequence CGTGGCCGTCATCGCTGGCCTGCAGTACATCCAGGTCCGCCGCGAGCTGCAGCGCTCCGCGCTGGACATGCAGCACGACCACCGGCTGCTCGGCCACACGCTCGCTGGCGCCATCGGCAAGGCGTGGCAGCTCGCCGGGGAGCGGGAGGCCCTCACCCTCCTGAACCAGTCCAATCGCTTCCAGGAGCAGGTGCACCTGCGCTGGGTGTGGCTCGACGGCGGCCCCGGCACTCCGTCCCTGGCCGGCTTCCCGCCGCGGCTGCTCGCCACACTGCGCTCGGGGCAGGACGGCTCCATGGTGGACCCCAGCCCGGAGCCGGGCCTGCTGCACTCGTACACGCCGGTCATCATCAACGGCCAGCGCCTGGGGGCCATCGAAATCACCGAGTCCCTGGAAGACCAGCAGCAGCACGTGCGCACCGTCGTCATGGGCACCTTCGTCGCCACCGCGGCGATTACGCTCGCGTTCCTCGCCGCCGCCATGGCCCTGGGCCGCCGCTTCGTGGGTGAGCCGGTGGACCGGCTGGTGAAGCTCGCGCACCGCATCGGCGAGGGAGACCTCACCGCGCGCGTGCAGCTCCCCCAGAAGCGCGGTGACGAGCTGACGACGCTGGCCAGCGCCATGAACCGCATGGGCGAGCAACTGGAGGAGACGCGCTCGCGCCTCGCCTCCGAGACTGTCGCCCGGCTGTCCGCGGTGGAGCACCTGAGACACGCGGACCGGCTCACCACCGTGGGCAAGCTCGCCTCGGGCGTCGCCCACGAGCTGGGCACCCCGCTCAACGTCGTCATGGGGCGCGCGAAGATGATTTCCAGCGGAGAGGCAGAGGGTGAGGAGGTGGGCGAGTGCGCTCACATCATCTTCCAGCAGACGCAGCACATGACGGGCATCATCCGGCAGCTGCTGGACTTCGCCCGGCGCCGCCCGCCCCACCGCGCCCCGGAGGACGTGCACGAGCTGGTCGAGCGCTCGCTCTCCCTGCTGCGCCCCCTCGCCGCCAAGCGCAGCGTCTCGCTGGAGGCGGACGTGCCTTCGAGCCTGACGCTGGAGGTGGACGGTGGGCAGGTGCAGCAGGTGCTCACCAACCTGGTGATGAACGGCGTGCAGGCCATGAAGCGGCCGGGCACCGTGCGCGTGCGCGCGGCCGAGACTCGCGCCACGCCGCCCGCCGCGGAGGGTGGCGCCGAGGGCGACTACGTGCGCCTGGACGTGGAGGACGAGGGCGACGGCATTCCCGCCGACGTGCTGGCCCACGTCTTCGAGCCCTTCTTCACCACCAAGGACGTGGGCGAGGGCACCGGCCTGGGCCTGTCCGTGTCCTATGGTCTGGTGAGGGACCATGGAGGCTGGATTGCCGTGCGAAGCGAGGCCGGACGCGGTAGCTGCTTCTCCATCTACCTGCCACGAGGAGAGCACTGATGCCGGGCCGCGTCCTGGTCGTCGAGGACGAGCGCGAGATGCGCGCCATGTTGGAGAAGGGGCTGACCCGCCGGGGCTTCACGCCGGTGGCGCTCCCGTCCGCGGATGAAGCGTTGGCCCGGCTGGCGGCCGAGGACTTCGACGTGGTGCTCACGGACCTGCGCATGCCCGGCATGGACGGGCTGGCGCTGTGCGAGCGCATCGCCCTCAACCGCCCGGACATCCCCGTGGTGGTGGTGACGGCCTTCGGCAGCCTGGAGACGGCGGTGGCCGCCATCCGCGCGGGCGCGTACGACTTCGTCACCAAGCCCATCGACGTGGACGCGCTGGTGCTGGTGCTGGAGCGTGCGGTGCAGCACCGCGCCCTGCGCGAGGAGGTGCGCCGGCTGCGCCAGGAGCTGGGCCGGCGCGACGACGGCGGCGCCGTGGTGGGCGAGAGCCTGGCCATGAAGCAGGCGTATGCGCTCATCGACCGCGTGGCGGACCTGGACTCCACGGTGCTGATTACCGGCGAGAGCGGCACGGGCAAGGAGGTGGCCGCCCGGGCGGTGCACACGCGAGGCCGGCGCAAGGGCGGGCCCTTCGTGGCCATCAACTGCGCGGCCATGCCGGAGGCGCTGCTGGAGAGCGAGCTGTTCGGCCACGCCAAGGGCGCCTTCACCGACGCCAAGGCGGCGCGCACCGGCCTCTTCGTCCAGGCCCACGGCGGCACCCTCTTCCTGGACGAGGTGGGCGAGCTGCCCCTCACGCTCCAGCCCAAGCTGCTGCGCGCGCTGCAGGAGCGCACGGTGCGCCCGGTGGGCGGGGACACGGAAATCCCCTTCGACGCGCGCATCGTCGCGGCCACCAACCGGGACTTGGAGCTGGCGGTGGAGGAGGGGCGCTTCCGCGAGGACCTCTACTACCGGCTCAACGTCATCGGCGTGGAGCTGCCGCCGCTGCGGGCGCGGGGCAACGACGTGCTGGCGCTGTCCCAGCGCTTCATCGAGCAGTTCGCCGCGCGCACCGGCAAGCGCGTGGTGGGCCTGTCCCCTGCGGCGGCGCAGCGGCTGCTGACGTACGGGTGGCCGGGCAACGTGCGCGAGCTGCAGAACTGCCTGGAGCGCGCGGTGGCGCTCACCTCCTTCGAGGAGCTCACCGTCGATGACCTGCCCGAGCGCGTGCGCAACTACAGCCAGCCCAAGGCGGTGCCGGAGAACACGGACCCGTCGGAGCTGGTGACGCTGGAGGAGGTGGAGCGGCGCTACATCCACCGCGTGATGGAGGCGGTGGGCGGCAGCCGCACGCTGGCCGCGCGCGTGCTGGGCGTGGACCGCAAGACGCTGTACCGCAAGCTGGAGCGCGACGACGAGGCGAAGAAGCCCTGACGCTTTGTGCTGCTGGGTCCGCGCCGGGCGGACGTCAGGAGCACCTCGCCAGAAGCGGCGCTCAGCCCTCTCCGGGCGCGGACTCCAGGCGCACCTCGAAGAGCTTCGGCCACAGCTTGCCCGTCATGAAGACGCGGCCCGTGCCCGGCTCCACGGCGATGCCGTTGAGCACCGCCTGGTCGTCCGAAAGCTGCGACTCCACCGCGCGCGTCAGCGCGGACGCGTCGATGACGGCCAGCACGTTGCCGGTGGCGGGGTCTATCTCCACCACTTCCGAGGTGTGCCAGACGTTGGCGTAGATGACGCCGTTGGCGCACTCCAGCTCGTTGAGCTGCTCCAGGGGCCGCCCCTCCAGCGTCACCTCCACCGTGCCCAGCGTGCGGAAGTCCTCCGGCGCGTGGAACGTCAGCGTGGAGGTGCCGTCGCTGCGCACCAGCTGCCCGTTCTGGAAGCAGAGCCCCCAGCCCTCGCCCGTGTAGCGTGTGGTGCGCTCCTGGCGCGGAGGCATGCCGCTCCACGTGTAGAGCAGCCCCTCCGTCCAGGTGAGCTGGTAGAGGCGCTCACCGTCGCTGGCCAGGCCCTCGGTGAAGCTGTTCCCGAGCGCCTCCATCCACACCGGCTGCGCGGAGTCGAAGGAGAGCTGCCGCAGCGTGCCCCGGTGGCCGGTGCTCTCGAAGAGGTGGCCCTGGTGGAAGACCAGGCCCTGCGTGAAGGCGTCCGTCGCGTGCGGGTACTCGGCGACGATGCGCGCCACCCGCCGCGTGGGCTCGGGTCCCTCCGGCACTTCCGGGACGGGCCGGAGCGCGGGGGCGCAGCTGGCGCCCAGGAGGGCGTACAGCGAGAGCATCCAGGACGACCTGCGATTGGAGGAGAACCTGTTCATGGCGCGGTCCGCGAAGGATACCGCCAACAGGCCCTGCCAGAAACCCATGACCTGCCTCCCATTCGTGCCCTACAGGAGCTGTGCTACCGATTGCACCCGCGCCGTGGAGCAGCTCATGGCCCCCCTCTTTTCCCGCGCACTGGACGCGTCCAAGGAACTTCATGCCCCATCTCATGTCATCCCTCCTCGTGCCCTTCCAGGGTGCCATCGCCCGCTGCGTCCCCCGCCGCCAGGCCCTCGTCGGCATGATGTCCTTGCTGGTGGGTTGTGGCTCGCAAGCCGTCGTGGAGCCGCCCCCGCAAGAGCCCGCCCCGTCCAGCGAGCAGGAAATCGTCAACGGTACCGACACGACGATGACCGCCAACCCCTGGCAGGTGCAGGTCTGGAACCCCATGCTCGCGAGTGCCGCGTTCGTCTGTGGCGGCACCATCCTCAACGAGCACTGGGTCCTCACCGCGCAACATTGCGTGCGCGACTCGCAACAGAACCTCATCACGCCGAGATACGTGGTGGCAGGCAACACCAGCACCATCAGCGTGGACGCACCTACGCAGGTCGTCGCGGTGGACCGGGTCTTCCCCTATCCCGGCTACGTGGGCACCTCACAGGGCAAGGACGTGGCCCTGCTGCGCCTGGCCACGCCGCTCGACCTGAGTGGTCCCTACGTCAAGGCCATCCCCCTCGCCACGGTGGTGGATGAATCCTCGCGCGTCACCGCCCCGGGTGTCGTCGCGCGCGCCACCGGCTGGGGCAGGCGCTACGTCGACGGCCCCCAGGCCACCACGTTGCAGACCACGGACCTGATCCTCCAGAGCCACAGCGTGGCCCAGGCGGCCTATCCGGAATACGTCATCACCCCGGACCAGCTCGCCGCATCCGCGCTCGGCACAGGCACCTGCGATGGAGACAGCGGCGGTCCGCTCACCGTCCCCTACGGCGACACGCGCGTGCTGGCGGGCATCGTCAGCTGGGGGAGGGGCTGTGGCGACTCGCGCTACCCGAGCATGTTCGCGCGCGTGTCGCAGTTCGAGCCCTGGATCAAGTCGATGACCTGCACGCTCGCCAACGGCGTGGCGCAGCCCGACATCTCCGTGGGCCAGGGGCAGTGGACCTGCAGCTACACCCTGGAGGTGCCCGCGGGCGCCAGCGGCCTGGCATTCGAGCTGAGCGGGGGCACGGGTGACGGCGAGCTGTACGTGAAGTTCGGCTCCGAGCCGACCGCCGGCTCGTTCGACTGCAAGTCGGTCGCGGCTGGCAACCAGGAGAAGTGCCCCATCCTCAACCCGCGGGTTGGCACCTGGTACGCGAAGGTCTACGGCTACGCGGGCTCCTCGGGCATGCGCCTCAAGGGAGGGTATGCCATCCCCCTCGATTTCGGCGGCATGTGGGGCTACGTGGACGGCGGCGTGCTCGTGCCCCACCCGACGACCCACACGGACACCTGCCCCGCCGGCTACAAGCCGACACGGTTGCTGGGCTCTGACGAGTGCCCCGGCTGCGATTGGGACGTGTTCGTCTGCACCCGGCCTCGGCAGAACGGGCGCGAGCCGCTCTACGACTTCGGCGGCATGTGGGGCTACGTCAATGGCGTCGTGATGCCCAACCCCTATACGTTCGCGGCCTCATGCCCGGAGGGGTACACGGACCAGCGGGTCCTGGGGACCCTGAACGTCGATTACGAGGTGCACGCCTGCTACAAGCCCCACGTGCCCGGGACGACGCCGGACTTTCCCTTCGGCGGCATGATGGGCCAGGTGGACAGCGGCACGGTCGCGCCCAATCCCGCGACGGGCGCCGCCACGTGCCCGCCCGGCTTCGTGGTCAGGCCGGTGTCGGGGTACCCGAACGTCGATTGGTCCCTGCACTTCTGCTACCAGCCGCCAGACCGCTGGGACTTCGGCGGCATGTCGGGCTACGTGGACGGTGGCTGGCCCTCGTACAACCCGGCGACTGGCTCGGACACGTGCCCGACCGGGTACACGAAGACGCAGCTGCTGGGGACGACCGGCGTCGATTTGAAGGTGTACCTCTGCTCCCGGCCTCACCTGGCGAGCACCGAGACGTACTTCGATTTCGGCGGCATGTATGGCTACGCCAGGGGCGTCCCGGTGCCCAACCCCTATACGAACGCGGCCTCATGCCCGTACGGGTACACGGCCCGGCGGGTCCTGGGGACCCCCGGTCGCGATGCCGACCTGTACTATTGCTACCAGCGCCACATGTCCAAGTCGCCGCCGACGTACCCCTTCGGCGGCATGTGGGGCCAGGTCGACGGCGGCAGGTATGTGCCCAACCCCGCGACGGGCGGCCTCTCGTGCCCGTCCGGCTTCACGGACAAGCAGGTGCTGGGGACCGGCGGCCTCGACTACGAATTGCACTTCTGCTCGACCATGCCGTAGGCGCGGACGGCCCCGGCTCGAATCCAGGTGTCGCCTCCGCCGCGGCGAGCCCCTGGATTTTCGAGCCGGGCGCCGCTGTCCGGGCGTCTGGCTATGGACTGTCTTCTGGAGCCGCGGGGCCCGAGGTGGAAGGGCGCTGCCGCGTCATGACGGGTTGGTAGCACTCACTCCTGTATTCGATGCCGCCCGCCTCATCACAGTCCTTGATGTCAATGGACAGCTTCACCCAACAACCACCATTGACGGCGACCTGCAACTTGCCGGGACAGCGGCCGTTGCCGTCCGGGCGCCGCTGTCCTGGGAAGGGCTTCGGGGGCACGTCGACCGCGATGGCTGCCCATACGGAGCGGGTTTCCTCGGGAGCCACCGATGCCGTCAGTACCGAGTCCCCGACGGCCACGGTGCCGGCATCCTTTGACTCCTCCTGCGTCGCGAGGTGAGAGGTTTCGGTCGCGTCGAAGCGACTCACGCTCGGCAGCTCTCCAACGCTCAGCGCCAGCGCGCCTCCGAGGCCAGCAGCCGCGAGCCAGGGCCACCTCCGCGGGCGCGGTGGAGGCCGCACCGTGACGCGCTGGGGGAGGGGGAAGAGGCCCGCCGGCCGCGGCTCGTCTCCGGTGAAGAGCGGCACGTCCGCCTCACGTCCCGCGTTGCGCGCCGCCTGCTCCAGGGCTTCGGCCACCTCCCGCGCGCTGCCTCGCGCCTCGGGGTGGGGCGAGAGCATCCGGGCCACCAGCGCGCTCAGCTCCGGAGTGCAGCGGGGGTTGATGATTCGCGCCGTCCAGTGCGCCAGCGCCTTGGGGCGCCACAGCCAGGCATCGCCATCCTTCGGGTGGGCCGACGGCGGGTACTTCGCGATGATGAGGCGATAGGCCGTGACGCCCAGGGCAAAGACGTCATCGGCGGGCTCCGGGGCATAGGCGACGGGAGGCCTTCGGGTGCGGAGGAGAAAGCGCCACGCCTCGGGCGGGCGGTAGGCCGAGGTGCCGGGAGGAAAGGTCTGCCAGGTGAGTGTAGAGGCCCCCACGTAGTGTCCGGAGCCGAAGTCCAGGAGGAACGGCTCACCGTCCGCGCCACGGACGCGGACGTTGTCCCCCTTCACATCCCGATGGAGCCCGCCGGCCGCATGGGTGGCTTCCAGGGCTCGGGCCAGCCGGGCCAGCAGTTGGAGCACCTGCCGTGACGACGGGCGCCGGGCCTGGGCCCACTCGTAGAGCGGCGTGCCCTCCACCCAGTCCATGACGAGCCACGCGAAGGAGAGGCCCTCCCGAGGCTGCCAGTTGCCACTGTCCAGCATGCGGGGGACGGCGGGGTGGCGGATGCGCGAGAGCAGCTCGGCCTCGCGCGCGAAGCGTGCATCCGCGGGGTACAGGGCCAGCTTGAGGGCCACGGGGTCCGCACCTTGCTGCTCAGCGGACACGGCGCGGTAGACGACGCCATAGGAACCCCGGCCGCGCTGCTCCAGCAGCAGCCACGGGCCGATTCTCGCCCCAGGGAGCAGGCTTGCCGGATTGACGACGTCAGGCTCCATGAAGCACCCCGTGAGGCGGTCCGCACCGCGCACGCGGAGACTACTCGCGAGGTAGTTGGGCTCCAACGCCATCCGGCAGACGGGCGGTGGGGCCTGCCTGTGTCCCTGCCGCTGCTCGGGCATGCCAACCCGTGGGCGCTGCTCCTCGCGAAGGACGCGGTGGACGGCGTCGCGGCTCGAAGGGACTCATCAGCGCAGCGGCGGGACGAGGGACTCCACCGCGTCGCAGAGTTCCTCCATGGCGAACGGCTTGTTGAGCACGCGCGCGGCGCCCAGCCGCGCCGCCTCCTCGTGGAGCTGCGCATCGCCGAAGGCGGTGATGAGGATGAAGGGCGTGTTCCATCCATCGCGCCGCAGCCGGGCAAGCACCTCCAGGCCGGAGAAGCCAGGCATGCGCACGTCGGTGACGATGAGGTCCGGCACCTGTGTCTCGGACGCGCGCAGGCCGTCGACGATGGCGCGCACCAATTGGGGCCCGTCGGGCGCCTCCACCACGTCATAGCCCCGGCGCTTGAGTGCTCGCCGCAGCAGCGTGCGCATCTCCTCCTGGTCCTCCGCCACCAGCACGCGCGGCGCGCTCCGGCGGGTGACGCCATCCCGGGCCGAGTGCGGCCACTGCCGCGCATCCGCCTGTGCTCCCGCGCTCTCATCCGGCCCCATCATTGTCGGCTCCCGTGTCTTGGTGTGGTGGGCTCGCCCGTCACCCGCGTTCCTCCCACATGGGGAGCCGGGGCGCGGACAGGCGCGCCGGCAGAGAGCATCCTCCGTGCCACGCACGCCCCAGGCGCACGAGGTGCTTCCCTGCCTGCCGGGCATGTCATGCGCGCGGCGCCACGCGCCCCCTCCTTATAGTGAGCGACGGCGCCTGGCGGACTTCCGCCTCGAGGCTCCGACTCCCGCGTCCCGCCTGGGGCGCCCTGCCCCGCGGAGAAATGCCCCGGCTGGGGCACTTTGCCCCGCCCCAATTGGGGCAACCCGACACGGAAAGCCCCTGTCCCCAGGGGAGACGCCCCGTGAAGGGCGTTGGCCCACGGCCTGCAATGTCACCCGGCATCGGTTCGGGCACGGGGCCTCGCACGATGGGCCCCAGGCACTGATTGACCACCGTGGGAGTCGGGGGACGCCCACGGAAGGACATCACGCCACACCCCTCCAAGGTGGGACGCGCCGTGCGTCGCCCCGCGCCTGAACCGACCCTTTCACCCCTATCCCGCCGGAGCACCTCCGGCAGCTCCAAGGAGAACGACCATGACCTGCTCGCTCCCTTCCCGCCGCTTCCTCAGCGCCCTCGCCCTCCTTCCCGCCGCCACGCTTGGCGCCTGCGGAGGACAGGCCCTGAGCTCCCAGTCCGCCACCCCGCCTCCCGCGCTCTCCGCACCGGCGCCTGTCGAGAAGGCCGCCGCACCCGTGGCGCCCACCGTGCCCGTGCAGCAGGCGCTCTACAGCCCCGCGGCGTCCGGCGCACCGGGCACGCTCACCTCGCTGGCGCCACTGGTGGACTCGGTGAAGGGCGCGGTGGTCAACGTGGAGGTGACGGCGCGGCCCCGGCGTGTGTCCGGCATGCGAGGCCTGCCGCCGGGCATCGCGGAGCGCTTCGGCATGCCGCCCGGCATGGGGGGCTTCGAGGGACAGTCGCCCGCGCGCCAGGGCGCGGGCTCCGGCTTCATCGTCGACCCGGCCGGCACCGTGCTCACCAACAACCACGTGGTGCAGGACGCGGACGTGGTGCGCGTGAAGCTGGACGACGGCCGCGCCTTCGACGCGGAGGTGCTGGGAAGAGACCCGCTCACCGACGTGGCCCTGCTCAAGATGAAGGGCGCGCCGGGCAACCTGCCCTCCGTGCCGCTGGGTGACTCGGACGCGCTGCGCGTGGGTGACGCGGTGATGGCCATCGGCAACCCGTTCGGCCTCGCGTCCAGCGTGAGCGCCGGCATCCTCTCCGCGCGGGCCCGCGACATCCACGCGGGGCCCTATGACGAGTTCCTCCAGACGGACGCCGCCATCAACCCCGGCAACTCCGGCGGCCCGCTCTTCAACATGAAGGGCGAGGTGGTGGGCATGAACACGGCCATCATCGGCGGCGCCACCGGCATCGGCTTCGCGGTGCCCAGCAACCTCATCCGCAACCTCCTGTCGCAGCTCCAGGAGACGGGCGTGGTGCGGCGCGGCTGGCTGGGTCTGTCGGTGCAGGACCTGACGCCGGAAATCGCGCGCGCCCTGGGCGTGCAGGCGGCGAAGGGCGCGGTGGTGGCGGGCCTCAGCCCCAACGGGCCAGCGGCCCGTGGGGGCCTGCGCGAGGAGGACATCATCACCTCCGTGGAGGGCAAGGCGGTGGACTCGGCCGGCACCCTCACCCGCACCGTGGCGCTGCTCAAGCCGGACAGCAAGGTGAAGGTGGAGGTGCTGCGCGGCGGCAAGCCGCAGGCGCTGGACGTGACGCTGGGCACGCGTCCCGCCATGGAGGGCGAGGAGGAGGTGGCCCCGCGCAACGCTCCCGCCACCTCGTCGCGGCGCATCGGCGTGCAGCTGTCGGCCACGCAGGACGGCGTGCAGGTGATGGGCGTGGAGCCCGGCAGCCCCGCCGAGCGCGCGGGCCTGGTGCCCGGCATGGTGCTCGTCCAGATGGGCAACCAGAAAATCTCCAGCCCCGAGGACGTGTCGCGCGCCCTCAACGCCGC is from Pyxidicoccus trucidator and encodes:
- a CDS encoding serine/threonine protein kinase yields the protein MEPDVVNPASLLPGARIGPWLLLEQRGRGSYGVVYRAVSAEQQGADPVALKLALYPADARFAREAELLSRIRHPAVPRMLDSGNWQPREGLSFAWLVMDWVEGTPLYEWAQARRPSSRQVLQLLARLARALEATHAAGGLHRDVKGDNVRVRGADGEPFLLDFGSGHYVGASTLTWQTFPPGTSAYRPPEAWRFLLRTRRPPVAYAPEPADDVFALGVTAYRLIIAKYPPSAHPKDGDAWLWRPKALAHWTARIINPRCTPELSALVARMLSPHPEARGSAREVAEALEQAARNAGREADVPLFTGDEPRPAGLFPLPQRVTVRPPPRPRRWPWLAAAGLGGALALSVGELPSVSRFDATETSHLATQEESKDAGTVAVGDSVLTASVAPEETRSVWAAIAVDVPPKPFPGQRRPDGNGRCPGKLQVAVNGGCWVKLSIDIKDCDEAGGIEYRSECYQPVMTRQRPSTSGPAAPEDSP
- a CDS encoding Do family serine endopeptidase; translation: MTCSLPSRRFLSALALLPAATLGACGGQALSSQSATPPPALSAPAPVEKAAAPVAPTVPVQQALYSPAASGAPGTLTSLAPLVDSVKGAVVNVEVTARPRRVSGMRGLPPGIAERFGMPPGMGGFEGQSPARQGAGSGFIVDPAGTVLTNNHVVQDADVVRVKLDDGRAFDAEVLGRDPLTDVALLKMKGAPGNLPSVPLGDSDALRVGDAVMAIGNPFGLASSVSAGILSARARDIHAGPYDEFLQTDAAINPGNSGGPLFNMKGEVVGMNTAIIGGATGIGFAVPSNLIRNLLSQLQETGVVRRGWLGLSVQDLTPEIARALGVQAAKGAVVAGLSPNGPAARGGLREEDIITSVEGKAVDSAGTLTRTVALLKPDSKVKVEVLRGGKPQALDVTLGTRPAMEGEEEVAPRNAPATSSRRIGVQLSATQDGVQVMGVEPGSPAERAGLVPGMVLVQMGNQKISSPEDVSRALNAAKPGDALLLRVRAPNSDTTLLRAVEVPER
- a CDS encoding trypsin-like serine protease; protein product: MPHLMSSLLVPFQGAIARCVPRRQALVGMMSLLVGCGSQAVVEPPPQEPAPSSEQEIVNGTDTTMTANPWQVQVWNPMLASAAFVCGGTILNEHWVLTAQHCVRDSQQNLITPRYVVAGNTSTISVDAPTQVVAVDRVFPYPGYVGTSQGKDVALLRLATPLDLSGPYVKAIPLATVVDESSRVTAPGVVARATGWGRRYVDGPQATTLQTTDLILQSHSVAQAAYPEYVITPDQLAASALGTGTCDGDSGGPLTVPYGDTRVLAGIVSWGRGCGDSRYPSMFARVSQFEPWIKSMTCTLANGVAQPDISVGQGQWTCSYTLEVPAGASGLAFELSGGTGDGELYVKFGSEPTAGSFDCKSVAAGNQEKCPILNPRVGTWYAKVYGYAGSSGMRLKGGYAIPLDFGGMWGYVDGGVLVPHPTTHTDTCPAGYKPTRLLGSDECPGCDWDVFVCTRPRQNGREPLYDFGGMWGYVNGVVMPNPYTFAASCPEGYTDQRVLGTLNVDYEVHACYKPHVPGTTPDFPFGGMMGQVDSGTVAPNPATGAATCPPGFVVRPVSGYPNVDWSLHFCYQPPDRWDFGGMSGYVDGGWPSYNPATGSDTCPTGYTKTQLLGTTGVDLKVYLCSRPHLASTETYFDFGGMYGYARGVPVPNPYTNAASCPYGYTARRVLGTPGRDADLYYCYQRHMSKSPPTYPFGGMWGQVDGGRYVPNPATGGLSCPSGFTDKQVLGTGGLDYELHFCSTMP
- a CDS encoding sensor histidine kinase, translating into MRLARKFTLALVLLAVAVIAGLQYIQVRRELQRSALDMQHDHRLLGHTLAGAIGKAWQLAGEREALTLLNQSNRFQEQVHLRWVWLDGGPGTPSLAGFPPRLLATLRSGQDGSMVDPSPEPGLLHSYTPVIINGQRLGAIEITESLEDQQQHVRTVVMGTFVATAAITLAFLAAAMALGRRFVGEPVDRLVKLAHRIGEGDLTARVQLPQKRGDELTTLASAMNRMGEQLEETRSRLASETVARLSAVEHLRHADRLTTVGKLASGVAHELGTPLNVVMGRAKMISSGEAEGEEVGECAHIIFQQTQHMTGIIRQLLDFARRRPPHRAPEDVHELVERSLSLLRPLAAKRSVSLEADVPSSLTLEVDGGQVQQVLTNLVMNGVQAMKRPGTVRVRAAETRATPPAAEGGAEGDYVRLDVEDEGDGIPADVLAHVFEPFFTTKDVGEGTGLGLSVSYGLVRDHGGWIAVRSEAGRGSCFSIYLPRGEH
- a CDS encoding glutaminyl-peptide cyclotransferase produces the protein MGFWQGLLAVSFADRAMNRFSSNRRSSWMLSLYALLGASCAPALRPVPEVPEGPEPTRRVARIVAEYPHATDAFTQGLVFHQGHLFESTGHRGTLRQLSFDSAQPVWMEALGNSFTEGLASDGERLYQLTWTEGLLYTWSGMPPRQERTTRYTGEGWGLCFQNGQLVRSDGTSTLTFHAPEDFRTLGTVEVTLEGRPLEQLNELECANGVIYANVWHTSEVVEIDPATGNVLAVIDASALTRAVESQLSDDQAVLNGIAVEPGTGRVFMTGKLWPKLFEVRLESAPGEG
- a CDS encoding response regulator, which produces MGPDESAGAQADARQWPHSARDGVTRRSAPRVLVAEDQEEMRTLLRRALKRRGYDVVEAPDGPQLVRAIVDGLRASETQVPDLIVTDVRMPGFSGLEVLARLRRDGWNTPFILITAFGDAQLHEEAARLGAARVLNKPFAMEELCDAVESLVPPLR
- a CDS encoding sigma-54-dependent transcriptional regulator; this encodes MPGRVLVVEDEREMRAMLEKGLTRRGFTPVALPSADEALARLAAEDFDVVLTDLRMPGMDGLALCERIALNRPDIPVVVVTAFGSLETAVAAIRAGAYDFVTKPIDVDALVLVLERAVQHRALREEVRRLRQELGRRDDGGAVVGESLAMKQAYALIDRVADLDSTVLITGESGTGKEVAARAVHTRGRRKGGPFVAINCAAMPEALLESELFGHAKGAFTDAKAARTGLFVQAHGGTLFLDEVGELPLTLQPKLLRALQERTVRPVGGDTEIPFDARIVAATNRDLELAVEEGRFREDLYYRLNVIGVELPPLRARGNDVLALSQRFIEQFAARTGKRVVGLSPAAAQRLLTYGWPGNVRELQNCLERAVALTSFEELTVDDLPERVRNYSQPKAVPENTDPSELVTLEEVERRYIHRVMEAVGGSRTLAARVLGVDRKTLYRKLERDDEAKKP